The window ATCTTTGTCCCCAGCAAGTCTGGGCAAAGTCACTCGCCGGCGGAATGGACCGCATGGCAGGACATCGAGGCGGGAGCCAACGTGTTGCTCCACTCGCTCATCAAAATGTCAAGCAAACCAGATTGATCGCATCGAAGGCTCACCATGAACGATTTTGCACCGCACGAAGAACACCCGGATCCGCTTCGCGAAATTTATCACGAATCGTTTGTTGAAAATCCCGCCCACGGCGAGTTCCTCGTTGGCCGCCACACCGCGTTGTTGTGCATCGATCTGCAATACCTCGACGCCGCGCCAGGGTGTGGTGTATTTGCGGAAGGAAACAACCACGGCGTGTCCCCCGAGGGTCAGAAGTACTACTTCGATCGGCTGAGCAACACGGTGCTGCCAAACGTGCGACGGTTGCAAGAGGCATTTCGTCGTCGCAATTTGGAAGTCATTCACACCCGAATTCAGTCTTTGACGCAAGACGGACGCGATCGTGGCAAAGGGCACAAACGGCTGAATTTGCTAGCCGCACCTGGTTCGCACGAAGCAGAATTCTTGGTCGAAGTGGCACCGCAGCCGGATCGCGATGAGATTGTCATCAACAAGACCGCCAGCGGAGTGTTCAGTTCAACCAACCTTCACTACGTCTTGAAAAACATGGGCATCGAAGCCTTGTTCGTGGTTGGCGTTTATACCAACGAATGCGTCGAAACCACCGTTCGCGACGCTTGCGATTTGGGTTATTTGGTTACCGTGGTCGAGGATTGCTGTGCGACGGTGACGCCGGAACTGCACAACGCGACATTGGCGACTCTCCGCGACCGATACGCTCGAGTCATGACGATCGGCGAAGTCATCCAGACGGTCGTGAATCTGATTCCGGCAAAAACCGAAAGCTGACTGCTGGCGTCTGTGGGCGATCGACCGAGTGATTGGGACCGCGGCGAAATAGGCCCTCACGCGAATCTGAACTGAGTTAAGCTGGTAGCAAACCGAGATGGATGCGAACGCTTGTCGTTCACGGGTTCGTTTGATCCAATCGCGTTTTGCTGACAGAACTTCGCCGCAGGAAATGAGCCTTGAACTACAAACGCGGGTTAGCTTTCATCGTGATCGTCGCGGTCGTCGGCTGGTTCGGTTACAGCATGACGCAATCAGAACGTGACGATGAGCTTTTTCGTGACCTGGTGAAAAGTCAGCAGCAACGCAAAAGCAGCGAAGCGGAATCATCCGCTCTTTTGGAAACGACCAAAGTCACCGCACCGCCCAATGACATGGTGGTGAATTTGATTCCCGGAAACGTTTGGTTTGTTGGGAAATTTGAGAATGGCGGCGGCGTCGAAATTCCTTTTCGTCCTGGTGAGTCTCCGCAGAAAACGGACGACGTCACTCCCCATCACGAGAATCCCGGGTTTGTCGGCCCCGAGCAGTGTCAGGAATGCCATCGCGAGAAATATCAGTCGTTCCTCTCGACCGGACACTACAAGACGTGTCGTCCGGTCAACGAGTCAACCATCGACGGAATCTTTGAGCCCGGCGGGAATCGCTTTCAAACATCCGATCCCAATGTGTCTTTCGAGATGATTCGGCGAGGCGATGAGTTTTTGCAGCGAGCCCACTTTTTTGATTGGAGCTTTGAGGTCCCGATGGAAATCATCATGGGATCGTCCAAAATGGCTCAGACGTATCTGTATTGGCACAAGGATGGTCTTTATCAACACAATGTGACGCACATCACCGATGGCGACCAATGGATCAATAGCCCCGGCTACATTGACGGGGATGCTGCTTACGCTAGGCCAATTCCGCAGCGTTGCCTTGATTGCCATATGACGTACTTTGATTTTCGCGGCAACACCAACCGCTACACGCCTGGTTCGATGATCATGGGGGTGACCTGTGAACGGTGTCATGGACCGGCGAAGGACCATGTGGATTTCCATCGTGAGAACCAAGACGCTCGTGAGGCGGTCGGTATCACCAATCCTGCTGATCTAGAGCGTCAGCTTCAAATGGACATTTGTGGGCAGTGTCATGGAGGTTCTCGCGAACTGAAGGGCGACGCACTCAGTTTTCGACCAGGTGATCCTTTGGAGGATCATTACTATCCGCCCGATGAAGAAGCCGATGCGAAGAACAGCGTCCATACCAGCAATCAGTTGAATCGATTGTCTCAAAGCGAATGTTTTTTGCAGTCGCAGATGACGTGCATTGATTGCCACGACCCGCATCACAACGAGCGAGGCAACGAGGTCTTGTTCTCGAGTCGTTGCATGAAGTGTCACGAGAGCGAAAGCGATTGCGGCTACTTTCCTCATGAAGGTGTGAACTTTGCCGAGAACTGCATCGACTGTCACATGCCACGGCGAGCGACCGAAGATCTGCGATTGAAGAGCGTCCAGGGCGATGTCTTTCCTCCACTTCGCGACCACTACATTCGCGTCGATGAAACGGCGACCGAGCGATTCCTGGCGGGCTCGGACGATGAAGACTAGGCCGTCTATGGCACAGCGATTGTGCAGGCGTTGGTAGTGTCCTTGCTGCCTCTCGAGTTCTTGGTCGCGGTACGATCAGACGGTACCTCGCGTGAAATCCAGTTGGGCCAGCTGCGTCAATCGGCCGAAACGCTGCGGTGAGTATGTCAAATGGTTGAGCGCTTGACTTCGCGACACGAAGTTCTGCTTGCAACACGAATTGCAGGGGATTTGGGGTGTGGAAATGCATAAAAAAACCTCGCCCGCGGATTGCGGACGAGGTTTCGATCGTTGATGAGTCTGTGCGACGTCTAGCTCTTAGAGCTCGAAGTCAACGACTTCTTTAACGTCACGTGTGCCGAGTGCACCCCAGACTCCGTATGGGCTTTGCGATCCCGGTGGTAGGCCAGGTCCGTTTCGGCAGACAGTGCTCGCTTCAAGGTTGCCAGTATCGATGCTGTCGGTGATGAACTTCACGGCACCGTCACCCATCAGCACGTGAGCACCCCCGGCGTGACGACTGCCCGCCGATGAGATGACACCAGAGTGGTTACCATCGTTGTTGGAGTGAACGCAGTTGGCACCGTTTGGTGGCAGGATGGTGTGGAACGCCGTGTAGTATGGTCGCGAGTCAGCCCAGCGAGCGTGCTTGGCCTGAGACAGGCTTCCGCTCACAGTGGCGGTTGGATCGTAGAACTGAGGACGCGTCGGATCGATGTGTGCACCAGAGGCACAACGAGCTGGAATCAGGATCGTGTTGTTTGGATTCGCCATCGCGGTGATGTTTCGCACGAAGTCCGCATTGATCTCTCGCTTGCCACCCGAAGTGACAACTTCACCGGCGGCGATCGTGTTCGACAGACCATCAAGGACGTCTCGGAATTGAATCTTGTTGCGATTCCAAAAGAAACCACGTTGTGCCGCACGAGCACGAGTCACAGCCCAGTTTTCGTCCCGGTTGTCGAAATTGCCAAAGTAGCCGTAATCGTTGATACCACCGTTGTGGCCTCGGTCGACAGCATCACCAACCGAACACGCGTAGTTCGATCGGGCGAGTTGACCAGGACCTTGGGCCGCACCGGTGTCACTGGGGCAACGATACGCGGGCACTTGAGTGATCCAAGGAACATATCGGGTTTGCCATGGGCAAGGTCCCATTGCAGGCCAAGCGCCATTCACGCTGCCCGGCAAGGTTTGCCCTGGTGTGACGGTTGTGCTTGGGTTTGAGATCTGCTCCCACAAACCTTGTTGTTCGATGTAAGGCAAAGTAGGAACAAGCCAGCTGAGGAACAGTCGGTTGCTGTTGTTAGTCGCGTCCGCCATACCAATCTGGCGAGCTGATCCGGTGCCGTTGGTCGGAATTTGGTTGAAAGCACTGTGGTAGTTGTGAATCGCAAGCCCGATTTGCTTGAAATTATTACTGCACGACATGCGTCGCGCTGCCTCTCGAGCGGCTTGAACCGCGGGTAACAAGAGACCGACGAGAACGCCAATGATGGCGATGACGACCAGCAATTCCACCAGTGTGAAACCTGATCGCGTGCGATGAGTTCTTTGCATGGAAGACTCTCCTAAGGAAGACAAGCACTTGAACGGGGAATGAAAACCCCCAAATGGAGAGCTGAGGTTAGCATTTGAATGTGGGCTAGTGGAGCCTGAAGTTCAATTTACAGCCGCTTAAGGTTGCGTTTCGATCCGTTAGATATGAAGCGCAGATTTTCAATGTGAGCGGCGGTTGGTTTGTTTTGATCGTGTTTGCGATCAGGGCTCAGGGTCGATGCCACCCGAGTTCGCCGACGTTCCGCACGAACAGGATTTCAACGTTTGTTCGTTGGTTGCTGACACGCATCGCTCGGCTTTTCGAGTCTTCGTTGACGGCTGTCAATGAGAGATCGAATTCCGCATTTGGCAATTGATGCAAAAGCAACGCAGTATCAGCGGTCGCATTCAAAGAAGCGACCGACGTGAAACGTCCAAAATGATGAGACCGACGGCGAACGCATTCCGATTGGAGTGCGTGGCAAGGATCATGTTGGCGTAACAATGCGGTTCAGGGTTTGGCCAACGTCGATTGGATCGCTTTTTGAATTTCAGGAGCATAACCCTCTATCCAGATAGCTCGGCCCGCATCATTGAGATGGCAGTGATCATCAAAGAGGGTTTCGCCAGGAATGCCATGGGGCTCGGCGTTGGCAATCATTGATTCGACGTCGACGATTGGCAGCGAGTATTCGTCAGCTAGTTTCCTCAAGATGTTGTTTTCCAGTTCGCTGCATTGATGTCGGCCTGTCGTTTCAGCCAGGATGCGTTTCGCAAGCTGAAGACCTTCGTCCTTTTTTCCATTCTTCCAGAGTTCGTAAACCTGTTGATATCGTGCGGCCGCCTCGCGAGGTAAGTAAGGCTGAAGCAAATTGGATGAGACGGTGCCCATGATGACAGGAATCTGCTGATTCTTCGTTGTTGTCAGAATCAATCTCAGATTGTGTTCGTAACTCTGCATGCGTTGCTGTACATCTTGCTCACCAAAATCATGTGACCAAGCTCGGGCAAAGTTGGAGTCGCTCACCGGTTCTTCGCGGGCGAGCAATCGTTGATTGTGCTCTTTCTCAAGGCGATTGATTTCGTAATCGGCTCGACGGTCGCGAAGAAATCGAACGATTGCTGAGCGACTGATTGTTCGTTCGAATGGCAGATTGTCCAATCCGGAAAGAGAGAGTTGTTCAATCTCCTCGAATTCATTGTGCCCGGTGTAAAGAAGGATCAAATCCGGGTCGTATTCCAGCATCTCACGCATGACCAACACCAACCGATGACTTCCGTAAGCAAGCCCGCCGCAGTTGATGATTTCGATCTGCTTGGAATCGTTGCTGAGTTGGCGCTCCAATTGCTTCAATTCGGGCTCAAGGTAATTCACTGAAGACCCACCCAACGCCACGATTCGAAAAACGTCCGCCGGTTTTTCCCGCAGGAACTGTTGTCGCACAAAGCTGACTCGCTTGGCCGGATCGGTTTCCATGTAGCCGGGATGAAGCTTCGAGTCGACAAAAACACGGCTGTCGTCGTTGAACCCAAGTCCAAAATCGACGTGGCGCGGAGGCCAAAAAATCTCCATCGCACGAAAGCCGATTTCAGCGAAGCAGAAGAAAGACAGGGTGACGAAGGCGCTGAACGCAATCCGCTTCTTGAGACTGAGCCGGACTCGATTTTGATTCATGATTTGGCTGTTGTCATGCGTGGCATGCAATGGCAGACAGGGGTGAGGCGAACGGCAATGATGCACATGGGAACCAACGGACTGATTGTAGCGAATTGTTGCGAACGAGCCCGACGACGAACAATCTCACGGTATGACGACTAACCTCTGCTCGAAACGAAAAAACCTCGCCCGCGAATTGCGGACGAGGTTTCGATCGTTGAAAAGTCGGAGTGACGTCTAACTCTTAGAGTTCGAAGTCAACGACTTCTTTGACGTCACGTGTGCCGAGTGCACCCCAGACTCCGTATGGACTCTGCGAACCAGGCGGCAGTCCAGGAGCGTTACGGCAAACGGTGCTTGCCTCGAGGTTGCCTGTGTCGATGCTGTCGGTGATGAACTTCACGGCACCGTCACCCATCAGCACGTGAGCACCACCAGCGTGACGACTGCCGGCAGTCGAGATCACACCGGAGTGGTTTCCGTCGCCACCATCATGCACACAGTTAGCACCGTTTGGTGCCAGAATCGTATGGAATGCGGTGTAGTAAGGACGCGAGTCAGCCCAGCGAGCATGCTTGGCTTGCGACAAGCTTCCGCTAACGTTCGCACTTGGGTCATAAAACTGCGGACGTGTTGGATCGATGTGCGCGCCTTCTTTGCAGCGAGCGGGGATCAAGATGGTTTCGTTTGGATTCAACATCGTGGTGATGTTCCGAACGAAGTCAGCATTGATTTCTCGCTTGCCACCGGACGTGACCACTTCGCCTGCAGCGATGGTGTTGGACAGACCGTCCAGCACGTCGCGGAATTGGATCTTGTT of the Rhodopirellula baltica SH 1 genome contains:
- a CDS encoding cysteine hydrolase family protein, producing the protein MNDFAPHEEHPDPLREIYHESFVENPAHGEFLVGRHTALLCIDLQYLDAAPGCGVFAEGNNHGVSPEGQKYYFDRLSNTVLPNVRRLQEAFRRRNLEVIHTRIQSLTQDGRDRGKGHKRLNLLAAPGSHEAEFLVEVAPQPDRDEIVINKTASGVFSSTNLHYVLKNMGIEALFVVGVYTNECVETTVRDACDLGYLVTVVEDCCATVTPELHNATLATLRDRYARVMTIGEVIQTVVNLIPAKTES
- a CDS encoding multiheme c-type cytochrome, with the protein product MNYKRGLAFIVIVAVVGWFGYSMTQSERDDELFRDLVKSQQQRKSSEAESSALLETTKVTAPPNDMVVNLIPGNVWFVGKFENGGGVEIPFRPGESPQKTDDVTPHHENPGFVGPEQCQECHREKYQSFLSTGHYKTCRPVNESTIDGIFEPGGNRFQTSDPNVSFEMIRRGDEFLQRAHFFDWSFEVPMEIIMGSSKMAQTYLYWHKDGLYQHNVTHITDGDQWINSPGYIDGDAAYARPIPQRCLDCHMTYFDFRGNTNRYTPGSMIMGVTCERCHGPAKDHVDFHRENQDAREAVGITNPADLERQLQMDICGQCHGGSRELKGDALSFRPGDPLEDHYYPPDEEADAKNSVHTSNQLNRLSQSECFLQSQMTCIDCHDPHHNERGNEVLFSSRCMKCHESESDCGYFPHEGVNFAENCIDCHMPRRATEDLRLKSVQGDVFPPLRDHYIRVDETATERFLAGSDDED
- a CDS encoding SGNH/GDSL hydrolase family protein: MHHCRSPHPCLPLHATHDNSQIMNQNRVRLSLKKRIAFSAFVTLSFFCFAEIGFRAMEIFWPPRHVDFGLGFNDDSRVFVDSKLHPGYMETDPAKRVSFVRQQFLREKPADVFRIVALGGSSVNYLEPELKQLERQLSNDSKQIEIINCGGLAYGSHRLVLVMREMLEYDPDLILLYTGHNEFEEIEQLSLSGLDNLPFERTISRSAIVRFLRDRRADYEINRLEKEHNQRLLAREEPVSDSNFARAWSHDFGEQDVQQRMQSYEHNLRLILTTTKNQQIPVIMGTVSSNLLQPYLPREAAARYQQVYELWKNGKKDEGLQLAKRILAETTGRHQCSELENNILRKLADEYSLPIVDVESMIANAEPHGIPGETLFDDHCHLNDAGRAIWIEGYAPEIQKAIQSTLAKP
- a CDS encoding DUF1559 domain-containing protein translates to MQRTHRTRSGFTLVELLVVIAIIGVLVGLLLPAVQAAREAARRMSCSNNFKQIGLAIHNYHSAFNQIPTNGTGSARQIGMADATNNSNRLFLSWLVPTLPYIEQQGLWEQISNPSTTVTPGQTLPGSVNGAWPAMGPCPWQTRYVPWITQVPAYRCPSDTGAAQGPGQLARSNYACSVGDAVDRGHNGGINDYGYFGNFDNRDENWAVTRARAAQRGFFWNRNKIQFRDVLDGLSNTIAAGEVVTSGGKREINADFVRNITAMANPNNTILIPARCASGAHIDPTRPQFYDPTATVSGSLSQAKHARWADSRPYYTAFHTILPPNGANCVHSNNDGNHSGVISSAGSRHAGGAHVLMGDGAVKFITDSIDTGNLEASTVCRNGPGLPPGSQSPYGVWGALGTRDVKEVVDFEL